A segment of the Deltaproteobacteria bacterium genome:
TTTCGGCTCCAGCTCGCGCAGGACGATCAAAAGCGTTTCCTGACAGATCGCCTCGGCCAAAAGAGAGAGACGGCAGAGGATGTCGCGGCGCGAAAAAGCGGGTTTCCACCCCAAAGAATCTGTCGATTCTTTGGGGACCCCGGGGTTATGCTCAAGCTCGACGATTTTTTTTATCTCGTCTTTTTTAAAATAGCGGATTTCGTCGAACCAGTCCTCCAATTTGGGCCACTGGGCCAAGCGGTCCTGAAGGGCCTGCCGATACTCGGTCAGCAGGGCCTCGTCTTTTTGCTCCGCGGAAGGGATTGTCGCATTTTCGCTAGGGGTTCCACCCCAGAGAATCTGTCGATTCTCTGGGGACCCCGGGGTTCCACCCCAGAGAATCTGTCGATTCTCTGGGGACCCCGGGGTGGTCTCGGCAAAAAGGCTCTCGAATATCCGGTGAACGTTGTCGACGGCCGTTTCCAGTTGATCCTGAAACCGCTTGAGCGCCTCCTCCGGGTCCTTCTCGAAGTAACCCATCCGCCGGGCGGTTTTGAGTTGCTCCGCGGGATCGGGGGAGAGAAGGTGCGTCTGCCGCTCATCCTCCAACTGGAGGCGATGTTCCAGACGCCTCAAGAAGAGATAACTCTCTTTGAGGGAGGCCGCGTCCTTAAGGCTCACGAGGCCGGCTGTCTCCAGCCGGGCCAGCGTCTCGATGGTTCCGGTGTGGCGGATCTCCGGTTTTTTCCCTCCGTAAATCAGAAGGAACGCCTGCACAAAAAACTCAATCTCCCGAATGCCGCCGATTCCCAGTTTCACGTGAAATCCCTTCGGCGGTTTTTTATCAAGCTCGGCGCGGATCTTTTGCTTCATTGCCTGAATATGATGCAGGGCCGTCAGATCGAGCGACTTCCGATAGATAAAGGGTTCCATCCTCTTCAGGAACTCCTCTCCCAGCGCGGGATCGCCGGCCAGAGGCCGCCCCTTGGTCCAGGCCTGCCTCTCCCAGTCGGCGCCGAAGTTTTCGTAATACGAAACCATCGCCGAAACCGAATTGACCAGCGTCCCCGCCGATCCTTCCGGCCGAAGGTCCCAGTCGACCCGGTAGAGGAATCCGTTCTCGGTCTCGTCTGCAAGCGCCTTTGTCACCCCCTGAACATGACGCACAAAAAACTGATGCCCCTCGTCACCTTCGGTGACGGCAACGAGATCGATATCCGAACTCAAATTCAATTCGCGCCCCCCCAGTTTTCCAAGGGCAAAAATGTGGTAGCGCCGTTTTTTCGGCGGGGGGAGAGGCGTTTTTTTCGCGGCAATCGACAAGGCGAAAATCCGGCGGTCGACAGCCGTCACAATCGCCTCCGCCAGATCGCTTAATTCGGTCAGCACCACCTCGTCGGACGCACCGAAGGCCCGGCTGGCACCTGCGAGGTCTTTGGCCATGATCCGGAACAGTTCGCGGTATTTGTATCGGCGGATTTTTTTGAGCCACGGCTCCAATTCAGGAGAATCAATCCGGCCGAGCTCATGGCTGAAATGGGAGAGGGCCTTTGTTTTCTTTAGATACGGGGACTGAACCGCTTCGATGGCGGAGGCCGGGTGTCTCACGGCAAAACGGGCCAGAAACCGGCTGTTGCCGAATATTTTTGAGAGGGCCTCAAAGCCCAAGCCCTCTTTTGGGATTTTGATTTTCTGCGCCTTGGCCGCGGCGCAAAAACGCTCCCACTCGGCCTCGGCCTCATCGGGCATGGCGGAGAGGGCGAACGGTTTATTCAAGAGCATGATGGGCGTTTAGTGTATGGGAAAGAGAAATGGATGACAATAAAACTCCTCCATTTCCCTAAAAAAGGGTTTTGGGAGGAGTTTTTATCGATGAAGGATCAACCTTAAGCCCCCGTGGGCTCATTACGACTTGATCCCCAGCCTTCCTTCCAGCGACCAGCGTCCGCTTCCGGCCAGCATCAATGTGATTGATGCCGCCAGGAGGACCAGGTGGTATTCGTAGCCGTTGTCTCCCACGAAGAAACCATGGCCGAAGTGCACCGTGAAGAGAGTGAACGCGGTCACCACTGCCATCACCAGTGCGGCGTATCGGGTAAAAAACCCGAGGAAGAGACACAATCCGCCGAAGAGGTACAGGAATGGGGCCACGGTCGATGCACCAATCGACATGGTATATCCATGGGACAGGGTTGCGTATCCATGCATGATGAATACGACCCCGCAAGCGAGCCGTAAGGGGAGGATCATATACTCCCGATAGGCAGATACGAATTTGCCGATCATATTCCCTCCTGTCTAAGTTATGGCTAACTCTATAGGTAGTTTATCAGAATAATTAAGAGAAGTCATTGTTATCAAAAGATTTTTTGATGCAGTGCGTGATGGATTTTGGGGCGGTTTAAAGGCCCCAATTTAGGGGGGGCTGGAGCTCGCCTTGGGCCTTTTTGATGTCGATTCGGTGGAAGAGCTGAAAAGGATTATTTCCGCGCCACGAACTTCCGT
Coding sequences within it:
- a CDS encoding DoxX family protein, with the protein product MIGKFVSAYREYMILPLRLACGVVFIMHGYATLSHGYTMSIGASTVAPFLYLFGGLCLFLGFFTRYAALVMAVVTAFTLFTVHFGHGFFVGDNGYEYHLVLLAASITLMLAGSGRWSLEGRLGIKS